The DNA window GCCCCGGCGGTGGCCTGGACGGCCGCCGCCGAGGCGCGGCTCGGGCGCGTCCCGGCGGGCTTCATGCGGGAGCGGGCGCGCCAGGAAATCGAGCGGGCGGCGCGCGCGGCGGGGCTCGACACCATCGAGCTCGGCAGCTGCGAGGAGTGGCTGGCCGCGATCCGCGCCACGATGTGCCAGGGGCGCGGCGGCCACCCGGAGGCCGGGGCGTGACGGCAGGCCCGGGGCGTGAGGCCGTGGGCCCCCGGGACGGTCCCACGGCCTACGCGGTATCGTGGAATCTCACTCGGCGCTGCAACCTGCACTGCGACCACTGCTACATCTCGGCGGGCCCGGGGCCGCGCCCGCCGGACGAGCTGTCCACGGCCGAGTGCCGGCGGGTGATGGACGAGATCGCCGAGGTCAACCCGGACATCTTCCTGATCCTGACTGGCGGTGAGCCGTTGCTGCGACCGGACCTGCCGGAGATCGCCTCGGCGGCCCGGGCCCGCGGCTTCACGGTGGTCGTGGGCACCAACGGGGTGCTGCTGCGGGAGCGGCAGGCGCAGAGCCTCCACGCGGCCGGCGTCCAGGGGGTGAGCCTGTCCCTGGACTCGACGGTGCCCGCTCGGCACGACGCCTTCCGTCGGCGTCCCGGGTCCTGGCAGGGCGCCGTGCGTGCCACCGAGATCTGCCGCGCCGAGGGGCTCGACTTCTCGCTCCACATGTCGGTGACCGAGTGGAATGCCCGGGAGATCCCGGCCATGATCGAGCTGGCGGGCGAGCTCGGGGCGACCGTGCTCAACCTCTTCTTCCTCGTCCGCTGCGGGCGGGGGGAAGGGCTCACCGACATCCCGGCGGCGCAGTACGAGGCGATCCTCACCGACCTCGTGGAGATGGAGCGGGCGGGTGGCCGCCCGGGCGGCCTGCAGGTGCGCACCAAGTGTGCGCCGCAGTACCGGCGCCTCGTCTGGCAGCGGGACAAGGCCTCGCCGCTCCTCGCGGCCTATGCCGAGGGGGCCTGCCCCGCGGGCAAGCACTACTGCCGCATCACTCCGGAGGGCGATGTGACGCCCTCGCCATACATGCCGCTCTCGGTCGGCAACCTCCGGGAGGGCTCCTTCGCCGATCTGTGGCGCTCGGCGCCGGTCTTTCAGGCGCTCCGGACGGCACCGCTCCGGGGACGATGCGGAGCGTGCGAGTTCTCGAAGATCTGCGGCGGCTGCCGCTGCCGCGCGTATGCGGCCTCCGGCGACTATCTGGCCGAGGATCCGGCCTGCGCCTACGAGCCCGGTACCTACGGGGGCGTGCCCGCCGAGGTGCCTGCCGCCTTCACCTTCGGGCTCGAGGTGTCGCGGGAGCTTGCCTGGAGCGAGGCCGCGACCGCCAGGCTCGAGGCCATCCCCGGCTTCGCCCGCGGGATGGTGGTGCAGGCCGTGGAGGCCCACGCCCGGGCCGCGGGGCATTCCGTCGTCACCCCCGAGATGATGGCGGAGGTCCGCCGGCACTGGGGCGGGCGCTTCGCCCAGCGATCGTAGCCCGTGATCAGCCGAGAGGAGACGGCCCGAATGCGTGTGCACGGTGAGGAGGGCGGCCTGGCGCGCCAGCCGGCCGAGAGCTGGCGCCTGTACGCCTGGGCGGTGCTGGGGGGCTCGGTGCTGAGCCTCTGCCTGCTGGCGCTCCCGGCCCTGGCGCAGGAGGTGGGGAAGGCCGTGGAGTACCGCGCCGTGCCCCTCGTCGGCTCGCGGCTGGCGGTCTGGGC is part of the Candidatus Rokuibacteriota bacterium genome and encodes:
- a CDS encoding PCP reductase family protein, producing the protein APAVAWTAAAEARLGRVPAGFMRERARQEIERAARAAGLDTIELGSCEEWLAAIRATMCQGRGGHPEAGA
- a CDS encoding radical SAM protein, whose protein sequence is MGPRDGPTAYAVSWNLTRRCNLHCDHCYISAGPGPRPPDELSTAECRRVMDEIAEVNPDIFLILTGGEPLLRPDLPEIASAARARGFTVVVGTNGVLLRERQAQSLHAAGVQGVSLSLDSTVPARHDAFRRRPGSWQGAVRATEICRAEGLDFSLHMSVTEWNAREIPAMIELAGELGATVLNLFFLVRCGRGEGLTDIPAAQYEAILTDLVEMERAGGRPGGLQVRTKCAPQYRRLVWQRDKASPLLAAYAEGACPAGKHYCRITPEGDVTPSPYMPLSVGNLREGSFADLWRSAPVFQALRTAPLRGRCGACEFSKICGGCRCRAYAASGDYLAEDPACAYEPGTYGGVPAEVPAAFTFGLEVSRELAWSEAATARLEAIPGFARGMVVQAVEAHARAAGHSVVTPEMMAEVRRHWGGRFAQRS